TGCGGTGCACCGGCCACGCGCAGTGGTGGCCGACGCGGATGCACACGCCGTGGTTGTCGAGCAGCTGGCCCAGGTCGTGCGGGTGGATCCCGTCGACGGTGAAGCTCAGCGCGCTGCCGCGGTTCTCGGCGGTGGTCGGGCCGATGATGCGCACGCCCGGGATCGCCTGGAGCTTCTCCAGCGCATAGGCCGTGAGCGCGTGCTCGTGCGCGGCGATGTTCTCCATGCCGACCTCGGACAGGAACTTCACGGCCTCGCCCAAGCCCACGACCTGGCTGGTCATCTGGGTGCCGGCCTCGAAGCGCTGCGGCGGGGCGGCGAAGGTGGTCTTCTCCATGGTGACCACCTCGATCATCGAGCCGCCGGTGAGGAAGGGCGGCAGTTTGTCGAGCAGCTCCGCCTTCCCGTAGAGCGCGCCAACACCGGACGGGCCGCACATCTTGTGCCCGGAAAACGCGGCGAAGTCGACGTCGAGTGCGTGGAAGTCGACCGGCATGTGCGGGACCGACTGACAGGCATCCAACACGATGGTGGCTCCGACCGCGCGGCCGCGCCGCACGAGCTCCTCCACATCGGAGATCGCGCCGGTCACGTTGGACTGATGGGTAAACGCCAAAACCTTGACGGTCTCGTCGAGCTCGAGGGAGTCGAGGTCGATGCGGCCGTCCTCGGTGGCCTTGTACCACTTGAGCGTGGCGCCCGTGCGGCGGCACATCTCCTGCCACGGGACGAGGTTGGCGTGGTGCTCCAGCTCGGTGACCACCACGGTGTCGCCCTCCGTGACCTGAAGCTCGCCCGCGCGATCGTCGCCCAGGGTGTAGGCGACGAGGTTGAGCGCCTCGGTGGCGTTCTTTGTGAACGCAAGCTCGTAGGACTCCGCCCCCACGAAGGCGGCGATGGCCTCGCGGGCGTCCTCGTAGGCGTCGGTGGCCTCCTCCGCCAGCTGGTAGGCGCCGCGGTGGACGGGCGCGTTGGTGTGCAGGACGAAGCGTTCCTCCGCGCGCCAGACGCGCTCCGGGCGCTGCGAGGTCGCGCCCGAGTCGAGGTAGACCAGCGGACGCTCGTCGCGCACGGTGCGTGACAGGATGGGGAACTCGGCACGGATGCGCTCGGAGTCCAGGGTGCCGTCGGCACGCACGTAGGAGTTGGAAAGTTCAGACATACTGTTCGATTCTGCTGCGTATGAGGCTAATGCTCCCCCGCGAAGCGTCGACAAGCACGTGCGTGCGGGGGAGAAATCTTACTTCAGGAAGCGGTCGTAGCCGTGGGCCTCAAGCTCGTCGGCCAGCTCCGGGCCGCCCGAGGTGATGATGTGGCCGTTGGCGAAAACGTGAACGAAGTCGGGCTCGACGTAGTTCAGGATGCGCTTGTAGTGCGTGATCATGAGGATGCCGCCGTCGTTGTTCTCCTGGTAGCGGTTGATGCCCTCGGAGACGATGCGCAGGGCGTCGACGTCGAGGCCGGAGTCGGTCTCGTCCATGACCGCGAACTTGGGCTTGAGCAGCTCGAGCTGGAGGACCTCGTGGCGCTTCTTCTCGCCGCCGGAGAAGCCCTCGTTCACCGAGCGCTCGCCGAAGGCCTTGTCGATGGACAGCGCGTCCTGGGCCCCGCGGACCTCCTTGATCCAATCGCGCAGCTTCGGGGCCTCGCCGCGGACGGCGGTGGCGGCGGAGCGCAGGAAGTTGGACATGGACACGCCGGGGATCTCGGTCGGGTACTGCATGGCCAGGAAGAGGCCAGCGCGGGCGCGCTCGTCGACCTCGAGCTCCAGGATGTTGACACCGTCCAAGAGCACCTCGCCCTCGGTCACCTCGTAGCGCGGGTGGCCGGCCAGGGTGTAGGCGAGGGTGGACTTGCCGGAGCCGTTGGGTCCCATGATGGCGTGAGTCTCGCCGGACTTGATGGTCAGGTTCACGCCCTTGAGGATCTCCTTGGGGGCGGCGTTCTCATCTGTGGGGATGACCTGTGCGTGCAGGTTGCGGATTTCAAGAGTGCTCATGAAAGTACTTTCGGGTTCGTAGCTTTTTAGTTAGTTGCCTGCTGCGCACGCAGGGTTTCCAGTTCGGCGCTGACTCGGTTCTCCAGCTCCTCGCGGATGGACTCCACGGGGATGCGGCCGATGACCTCGGAGAAGAAGCCGCGGACGATGAGGCGGCGGGCCTCCTCTGGCGGGATGCCGCGCGACATGAGGTAGAACTCCTGCTCGTCGTCGAAGCGCCCGACGGTGGCCGCGTGGCCTGCGCCGACGATCTCGCCGGTCTCGATCTCGAGGTTCGGGACCGCGTCCGCGCGGGCGCCCTCGGTGAGCACGAGATTGCGGTTGGCCTCGTAGGTGTCGGTGCCCTGCGCGTCGTGGCGGATGAGCACGTCGCCGACCCACACGGTGTGGGCGTCGGGCTTGTCGGAGCCGGGGATGGCCTGCAGCGCACCCTTGTAGAGCACGTTGGAGCGGCAGTTCGGGACCGAGTGGTCCACGAGCAGGCGCTGCTCGAAGAACTGGCCGTCGTCGGCGAAGTAGACGCCGAGCAGCTCCGCGTCGCCGCCGGGGGCGGTGAACTGCACGCGGGGCACGAGGCGGACGATCTCGCCGCCGAAGACGGCGGTGGTGTGGCGCAGCGTGGCGTCGCGACCGAGCACGGCCTGCTGGCCCGAAAGGTGGACCGCGTCGTCCGCCCAGGAGGCGTCCACGATCACGGTGAGCTTGGCGTTGTGGCCGATCACGAACTCGACGTTGTCCGCGTGGGTGCCGGAGCCGGTGTAACGCAGGTCGACCACGGCGTCCGCCCCGGCCTCGACCTCAATAACGAGGTGGCCGAAGGAGGTAACCCCCTCGCCCCTGCCCTTGACGCTGACGAGGACGGGCTCGGCGTTGACGCTGTCCTTGGCGAAGCTCACGAAGCGCGCCGCCTGGGCGGCGGTGAAGGCTTGGGCCCCGACGCGGTCGATCGGCGCGCCGGTGCGGCCGACGCGCGGGTCATCGAGCGGGAGCACGTCGGTGGTGACTCCCTGGGCCCCCTCCGGGACGGTGATCGTCACGTCCGGCGTGGTGGCCGGGGCGAAGGAGCCGTCGCCGAGGCCGCGCAGGCGGCGAAGCGGCATGAAGCGCCAGACCTCGTCCTTGAAGTGCGGCTCCGCGAAGTCGGCGACATCGAAGGAGCGGAAGAGGTCACCCTTGGTGTTGTGAACGGTCGAGTTCTGCTTGAGTGCGGAGGTCATTGGTTAACCCACCGATCCTTCCATCTGCAGTTCAATGAGGCGGTTGAGCTCGAGGGCGTACTCCATCGGGAGCTCCTTGGCGATTGGCTCGACGAAGCCGCGGACGATCATGGCCATGGCCTCGTCGCCGGCGATTCCTCGCGACTGCAGATAGAACAGCTGCTCCTCCGACACCTGCGAGACGGTGGCCTCGTGGCCAAGCGACACGTGGTCGTTGCGGATGTCGTTGTAGGGGTAGGTGTCCGAGCGGGAGATGTTGTCCACCAGCAGGGCGTCGCACTCGACGTTGGCCGTGGAGTGGTGGGCGTTGTTCATCACCTTCACTTGGCCGCGGTAGGCGGCGCGGCCACCGCCGCGGGCGACGGACTTGGACACGATGCTCGAAGACGTGTGCGGCGCCATGTGCAGCATCTTCGAACCGGTGTCCTGCACCTGGCCCTCGCCGGCGAACGCGAGGGAGAGCACATCACCCTTGGCGTGCTCGCCGACCAGCCAGCACGACGGGTACTTCATGGTGACCTTGGAGCCGATGTTGCCGTCGACCCACTCCATGGTGCCGCCCTCTTCCACCTTGGCGCGCTGGGTGACCAGGTTGTAGACGTTGGTCGACCAGTTCTGGATGGTGGTGTAGCGGCAGCGGCCGCCCTTCTTCACGACGATCTCGATGACGCCCGTGTGCAGGGAGTCGGAGTTGTAGATCGGCGCGGTGCACCCCTCGACGTAGTGGACGTAGGCGTCCTCCTCGACGATGATGAGCGTGCGCTCGAACTGACCCATGTTCTCCGTGTTGATGCGGAAGTAGGCCTGCAGCGGGATGTCCACGTGGACGCCCTTCGGAACGTACACGAAGGAGCCGCCCGACCAGCAGGCGTTGTTGAGCGCGGAGAACTTGTTGTCGCCAGCCGGAATGACGGTGCCGAAGTACTCCTGGAGGATCTCCGGGTACTGCTGGACCGCGGTGTCGGTGTCGACGAAGATCACGCCCTGGGCCTCGAGGTCCTCGCGGATCTTGTGGTAGACCACCTCGGACTCGTACTGGGCGGCCACGCCGGAGACGAGGCGCTTCTTCTCCGCCTCCGGAATGCCCAGCCTGTCGTAGGTGTTCTTGATGTCCTCGGGCAGGTCGTCCCACGTGGTCGCCTGCTTCTCCGTGGAGCGCACGAAGTACTTGATGTTGTCGAAGTCGATGGCGGAGAGGTCCGGACCCCACGTCGGCACGGGCTTCTTATTGAATACCCGAAGAGCCTTCAGGCGGGATTCGAGCATCCATTCCGGCTCGTTCTTCTTGGCCGAGATGTCGCGAACGACGTCCTCGCTGAGGCCGCGGTGGGCTGCCTGTCCAGCGGTATCAGAGTCATGCCAGCCGTATTCGTACGCGCCGATGGACTGGATGATCTCGTCGTCGGTTGCGGGTCCAGAAGGTGCAGCGACACCGGGATTACTCGTCGCCTGAGTCATGAACCGCTCCTTTCTTCGGGAGGTGTGGGTGAGTTTTCACTATCGAGGTGATGGGGATGTTCGTCGTGCAGATGCCGTGCCCGTCCGCGATCGAGGCCAACGGCTGGACGTGGTGGCCCAGCAGGCTGGCGATGACCTCGTGTTCCGCCTCGCAGAGCTCGGGGAACTCCGCCGCCACGCCCGCGATCGGGCAGTGGTGCTGGCAGATCTGGACGCCCTGACCGGCATTGGTGACGGTGGCCGCGTAACCGTTCTTGCTGAACGCGTCTACCACCGCCTGCGCCGCCTTTTCCAGGGACTCTGCATCCTCGTCGCTTGGGGTCTCCACTCCGGACACGATGTCGGCGGCGCGCTTGCGGGCAAACGCCATGACTGCCTCGTCCCCGCCGGTCTCCCGGAGGGTGGACAGCGCCTGCGCCGCCAGCGAGTCGTAGTTGTGGCCGAACTGGCCGCGACCGTGCTCGGTGAGCCGGAAGGATTTGGCCGGTCGACCCCGGGAGCGGTCCCCCGCCGACCTGCGGGCGGGCGCGATCTCCGCGCTGCCCTCATCGACGAGGTTGTCGAGGTGCCTGCGAATTCCGGTGGCGGAAAGACCCAGGATGTGCCCGAGCTCCGTGGCTGACAGCGCGCCCTTCTGGAGCAGCAGCTCCATGATCTGCCTGCGGGTTTCGCCGTCGGTGGACCGGGTATCGCTCAAGCCGTGATGCGTCTGGGACATGTGGGTTCTCACCTCCTGCATTACTACAGTCCTTACACCTTTAGACAACACTAGTGTTCCTTAATTCTATTCCCGCTATCAACCCCCCGTTTGCGCGAGTTTTTCTCCCGCCGGCACACTCTTGCCCGTTTAAACGATGTTCAGCCTGCTCATCACAGGCATCTCGTGGTTGTTTTTGCATTTGCTTTCCGACGCCTTCGGCCCAGGTCCCCGTTTCCAACATGAACGGGCACTGCCCGCCATGGCCGTCGACAAGCAGGCGCGGGCGAGGCGTCGCCCTATTAGAAAGGGCCCCTGTCTAGACTGTCTATTTGTGAAGTATCGTCCGCGGGCCCTGTGGCAGGCCTTAACAAGGGAGCTCCCCCGCCTGGGTCAGGCGGGTTCCCGCAGCGCCCACCTGCACCAGGCGGCCGAGGAGGAGCTGCCGCTCACGCCCGCCCTCCCGCTCGTCGTCTCCGCCACCGGCGTGGACGTCCTCGATGTGACTCACCGAGAGGCCCCCGCCGCGGGATCGGGCGAGCAGCAGGTCAAGCAGCTGAGCTTTACCCAACTGAGGCGGTTCGCCTTTCTGCGCTGGGCGGGCACGCTCGGTGCCTTGCTGCTTGGCCTCGGAGGATTGGGCGGCGGCGCGCTGCCGGTGGTCAACAATCCCTATGGCATGGCCCCGCTCGGCTCGATCATGGGTCGCATGCTGCAGACATCGATGATGCTCTGCTTCCTAGGCGTAGGGCTCCTCGTCGTGGCGTGGCTGGGAATGTCCGCCTTCTGCGGCGTGGTGTTCCGGCACCAGCGCGGCGTCGAGGCCGTGGTCAGCCTGTCGATGCTGCGGCGCACCTTCCTCGCGTGGACCCTCCCGATCCTGCTTTCCGCACCGATGTTCACCCAGGACATCTACTCCTACCTAGCCAACGGCAAGATCTTGCGGCTGGGGCTGGACCCCTATTCCGGCGGCCCCATCGACCTGCTCGGTACGGACGACCCGCTCGCGCGCAGCGTGCCCTTCATCTGGGCGCATTCTTCCTCCCCCTACGGCCCGGTCTCCCTGGGAATCGCCGAGCTCATCAGCGCGGCGACCAACGACCACATCGCCTTCGGCGTCATCGCCCACCGGCTCGTTTCCATCGTGGGCGTGGCACTTGCCGGGTGGGCGATGGTGCGGCTGGCCAGGCGCTGCCGGATCCACCCGCAGGCGGCCGTCTGGCTCGGCATCCTCAACCCGCTGACCCTGCTGCACCTCGTGGCCGGCATCCACAACGAGTCGATCATGCTGGGGCTCGCGCTCGCGGGCTTCGAGCTGGGGCTCCTAGGCTGCGACCGGGTCCGCATGGAGCTTCACCGCAGCGGATTTGCGCTCGTGGCGGCCTCCGGCTTCCTCATTTCCTGCGCGGGCATGGTCAAGGTTTCCGGCTTTATCGGACTGGGCTTCATCGGCGTGGTTCTGGCCCGCAGCCTCCACGCCCGCGGCACGGGGCGCCTGTGGTCGCTTTCGGCCGCGGTCGCGGTGCAGGTGGCAGTCCTCGTGGCCAGCATCGGCGTGGTCACCCTGCTCACGGGCATCGGCCTGGGCTGGGTCACCGGCCAGGGCGGCGCGGCGACCATCCGCAGCTGGATGTCGCTGTCCACCGCGGTCGGCGTCATCGCGGGCTGGTGGTCGATGGTCCTAGGCCTAGGCGATTACACCGACTCGATCCTCTCCTTCACCCGCATGGTGGGCGTGGGCATCGCCGTAGCGTTCATGCTCCGCATGCTGCTGGCCACCTTCTCAGGCAGGATCAACGCCATCGGCGCGCTGGGCGTGTCCACGCTGGTGCTCGTGATCTTCTTTCCCGTCGTCCACCCGTGGTACATCCTGTGGGCGGTCTTCCCGCTCGCGCCGTGGGCGAACCGAATCGTGTTCCGCCTGGCCGTGGTGGTCTACTCGGTCTTCGTCTCCTTCATGGTGCTCCCCCGCGGCATGGGGCTGCCGCCCGGAACCATCTTTTCGGTGTACCTGGGTTCCATCCTTAGTTTCATTGCATTAATCGCCATTGCGCTGTGGATTCTTCGGCGGCGTGGGGTTATGTCCTAGACTATTAGTTCGTGACGCATGAACAGCTACGGTCCGGAGCCACCGGACCCGGTGGGCAGATACCTGCTGATTCTCTTGGAGCCAATCAACAAGCACCGGCCCTGGTAATTAAGAATCTGGTCAAGAAGTACGGTGACAAGACCGCCGTCGGCGGGCTCAACCTCACCGTCAACAGCGGCGAGATCCTCGCCTTCTTGGGGCCCAACGGCGCTGGCAAGACCACCACCATCGAGATCTGCGAGGGATTCACCAAGGCCACCTCCGGCGAGGTGAGCGTCTTGGGCATGAACCCGACCCAGCACCCCGACGAGGTCCGCCGCCGCATCGGCATCATGCTGCAGGGCGGCGGCAGCTACTCCGGCATCAAGGTCGGCGAGATGATCCGGCTGGCCGCCTCCTACAACGAGGACCCGCTCGACCCCGAGTGGCTCATCAAGCTGGTCGCGCTCGAGAACGTGCGCAACACCACCTACCGCCGCCTGTCCGGCGGACAGCAGCAGCGCCTCTCCCTGGCGCTCGCGCTCATCGGCCGCCCCGAGCTCGTCTTCCTCGACGAACCCACCGCGGGCATGGACGCCCAGTCCAGGCTTTTGGTATGGAAGATCATCGAGAAGCTGCGCGAGGACGGGGTCACCGTGGTACTCACGACCCACCTCATGGACGAGGCCCAGGCGCTCGCCGACCGGGTCGCCATCATCGATCACGGCAAGCTGGTGGCCGAGGGCACCATCGACGAGCTGCGCGCCCGGGGCGGCGAGAAGCACAACCTCAACTTCGACACGGCCACCTCGCTCGACTTGGAGGCCGCCTTCGAGCACGACGGCCGCACCGTCCCGGGGCTGAGCTCGCTGGGCGTGGTGGTCCGCCGACCGCTGTCCTACGCCTGCACCGAGCACGCCTCCCCTGCGCTCATCGCCGCTGTCGCGGCCGCCGCCGCGGCCCAGGACGTGACGATCACCAGCCTCGACACCCAAACCCGATCGCTGGAGGATGTCTTCTTGGACATCACCGGCCGGAGTCTACGGAGCTAGACCATGACCAACACGCACACCACGGACTCCACGCTCAACCCGGATGCCTTCCGCTTTGAGCCCGGCACCTTCGCACCCGACCCGCGCCGCGCGCCGGTATCGCGGATGCTCGCCTCCCAGGCCAAGATCGAGGCGACCCTGTTCCTGCGCCACGGCGAGCAGCTGCTTCTCAGCTTCATCATCCCGCTGGGCATGCTCATCGTCATCGCGATCCTGCCGGTCATCAACGACCCGCACCCGCTGCACAAGGGCTTCCCGCTGATGCTCTCCATCGCCGCGATGAGCTCCGGGTTCACCGGCCAGGCCATCTCCTTGGCCTTCGACCGCCGCTACGGCGCGCTCAAGCGCACCGGTGCCTCCGGCGTGCCCACGTGGACGATCATCGTGGGAAAGATCCTGGGCGTGGTCACCGTCAGCATCCTGCAGATCCTCGTGCTCGGCACCACCGCGCTGCTGCTCGGCTGGACCACCACCTTCGGCGGCGCGCTCTTCTGCATCGCCGTGTTCTTCCTCGGCGTCGCCGCCTTCACCTCACTCGGCATGGCGATGGGCGGCACGCTCTCCTCGGAGCTGGTCCTGGGACTTGCCAACCTCATCTGGGTCGCGCTCATCGGCTCGGCCTCGTTCCTGCTCTTCCGGCCGCCGGCCGACCCGAGCTGGCTCTACCAGCTCATCCCCAGCATCTCGCTGTCCGACGGCCTGCTCTACGCCTCAGAGGGCACCTTCCCCGGCCTGCAGCTGCTCATCCTCGCGGGCTGGCTGCTGGCTGGCGTCGGCATCGCCACGAAGTGGTTCAAGTTCACCTAAGCCCCCTTCCCGCGAAGCTTTCTAGCCCGTTCCCACTTAAGTTGGGAGCGGGCTTCCCACTTTCGTGGGATATGCCACGCCCGATCGGGCCTGCGGACACCTGTTTTTGCGCGCTCCTCCACTAGGATTAGGACACGTGACTACTACTCAATCGACTCCCTCACAAGGCGTGCTCGGTCGCTTCGCGCCTACCATCTCCACGCAGAAGAAGCTGGCGCTGGCACTGCTCATCGGCCAGGGCGCCATCACGGTGACCGGCTCGATCGTGCGAGTGACCGGGTCCGGCCTCGGCTGCAACACCTGGCCCAACTGCCACGAGGGATCCCTCGTGCCGGTTGAGGGCGCGGCCCCCTGGATCCACCAGGCCATCGAATTCGGCAACCGCATGCTCACCTTCGTGCTCGTCGCGCTCGCCATCTCCGTCTTCGTGGCCGTGAAGTCCACCCACCGCCGCAAGGAGATCTTCTACCACGCGCTCTTCCAGTGCCTCGGCATCGTGGTGCAGGCCGTCATCGGCGGCATCTCGGTGCTCCTCGATCTGCAGTGGTGGGCCGTGGCGCTGCACTTCCTGCCGTCGATGATCCTCGTCTGGGCCGCGGGTGTGCTGTTCACCCGCATCGGCGAGCCCGACGACGGCACCCGCCGCCCCGCCTTCTCCGGCGCGCTGCGGTCCCTGTCCGTCCTCAGCGCGGCGCTCATGTTCGCGGTGCTGGTCACGGGCACGATGACCACCGGCGCTGGCGTCCACTCCGGCGACTCCGGCGTGGGCATGGACGGCCGCCTCGAGGTCGACATCGCCTGGATGGCACACGTCCACGCCTGGGTCATGTACGCCTACCTCGCGTTCACGATCATCCTCGTCGCGGGCCTCGTCTTCCAGCGCGCGCCGCGCCGCTCGCAGAGCCTCGGCTGGACGCTCATCGCCTTCATCGTCATCCAGGCCGGCGTGGGCATCATGCAGTACCGCCTCGGCGTGCCCAGCTGGTCCGTCCCGATGCACGTGGGCCTGTGCTCCTTCGTCGTCGCCTTCAGCTCCCTGCTGTTTGCCACCGGCATCGAGCGCGTCGGCAAGAACACGTGGGTCACCGGCAGCGAGGCAGGCGACGCCAAGCGCGCCGCACTCACCGCCGCATAAGCACCCTTCCATAGCCCCCGTACCGCGGTACGGGGGCTTCTTGCTTGCCGACGGCCAGAGGTGGGAAGCCGAAGGCGTCGACAAGCAAAAAGCCCGGCACGAGGCCGGGCAAGCGGGGGAAGCTTTAGAAGAAGGTCGTGGTCCAGCCGAAGGCCTCGCCGACGGTCTGCATTCCGAGCACCGCATCGACGGACAGGCCGACGAACAGCAGCGCGAGGTAGTTGTTCGAGAGGATGAACAGCTTGAGCGGCTTGACGTCCTTGCCGTTCTTGATGCCGTTGTGGAGGATGATCGACATGACGAGGAACCAGACGCCGGAGCCCACGGCCACGACCGCGTAGATCCAGCCCGCGGCGGGGATCAGCAGGAAGGTGACGATCACGGTGGCGACGGTGTACCAGACGATCTGGCGGGTGACCTGCTCGGCCGTGCGCACGACCGGCAGCATCGGCACGCCAGCTGCGGCGTAGTCGTCCTTGTACTTCATCGCGAGCGCCCAGGTGTGCGGCGGGGTCCAGAAGAAGATGATGAGGAACAAGACGATGGCCTGCCACCACTGGTGGGGCACGCCCGCGGGCAGGTTGTCGGTGATGACCGCCCAGCCGACGACGACCGGCATGCAGCCGGCCGCGCCGCCCCAGACGATGTTCATGTGCGTGCGGCGCTTGAGAATCTTCGTGTAAATGAAGATATAGAAGAAGATCGTGAGCATGACGAAGCCCGCGGCCAACAGGGAGTGACACAACAGCCACAGCCACAGGAAGCTCAGCACGGTCAGCGTCCACGCGAAGATGGTGGCCTGGCGGTTGGTGACCTTGTGGCGCACGAGCGGGCGGGCGCGGGTGCGGCCCATCTTCTGATCGATGTCGGAGTCCGCGACCATGTTGAAGGTGTTCGCCGCGGCGGCGCCCATCCAGCCGCCGATGAGCGTCAGGATGATGAGCAGGATGTTGGACTTCCCGCGCTCGGCCTGGAGCATCGCCGGAATCGTGGCAACTAGCAGGAGCTCGATCACCCGAGGCTTCGTCAATGCGATATAGGCCTTGATCGTGTCCAAAGGACTTCCTCCAGCAATTCTCAAATACACGCGCCACCGACTTGGTGACACAACCAGCACC
This is a stretch of genomic DNA from Corynebacterium vitaeruminis DSM 20294. It encodes these proteins:
- a CDS encoding heme o synthase, whose translation is MDTIKAYIALTKPRVIELLLVATIPAMLQAERGKSNILLIILTLIGGWMGAAAANTFNMVADSDIDQKMGRTRARPLVRHKVTNRQATIFAWTLTVLSFLWLWLLCHSLLAAGFVMLTIFFYIFIYTKILKRRTHMNIVWGGAAGCMPVVVGWAVITDNLPAGVPHQWWQAIVLFLIIFFWTPPHTWALAMKYKDDYAAAGVPMLPVVRTAEQVTRQIVWYTVATVIVTFLLIPAAGWIYAVVAVGSGVWFLVMSIILHNGIKNGKDVKPLKLFILSNNYLALLFVGLSVDAVLGMQTVGEAFGWTTTFF
- the sufC gene encoding Fe-S cluster assembly ATPase SufC, with the translated sequence MSTLEIRNLHAQVIPTDENAAPKEILKGVNLTIKSGETHAIMGPNGSGKSTLAYTLAGHPRYEVTEGEVLLDGVNILELEVDERARAGLFLAMQYPTEIPGVSMSNFLRSAATAVRGEAPKLRDWIKEVRGAQDALSIDKAFGERSVNEGFSGGEKKRHEVLQLELLKPKFAVMDETDSGLDVDALRIVSEGINRYQENNDGGILMITHYKRILNYVEPDFVHVFANGHIITSGGPELADELEAHGYDRFLK
- the sufB gene encoding Fe-S cluster assembly protein SufB, with product MTQATSNPGVAAPSGPATDDEIIQSIGAYEYGWHDSDTAGQAAHRGLSEDVVRDISAKKNEPEWMLESRLKALRVFNKKPVPTWGPDLSAIDFDNIKYFVRSTEKQATTWDDLPEDIKNTYDRLGIPEAEKKRLVSGVAAQYESEVVYHKIREDLEAQGVIFVDTDTAVQQYPEILQEYFGTVIPAGDNKFSALNNACWSGGSFVYVPKGVHVDIPLQAYFRINTENMGQFERTLIIVEEDAYVHYVEGCTAPIYNSDSLHTGVIEIVVKKGGRCRYTTIQNWSTNVYNLVTQRAKVEEGGTMEWVDGNIGSKVTMKYPSCWLVGEHAKGDVLSLAFAGEGQVQDTGSKMLHMAPHTSSSIVSKSVARGGGRAAYRGQVKVMNNAHHSTANVECDALLVDNISRSDTYPYNDIRNDHVSLGHEATVSQVSEEQLFYLQSRGIAGDEAMAMIVRGFVEPIAKELPMEYALELNRLIELQMEGSVG
- a CDS encoding COX15/CtaA family protein, with the translated sequence MTTTQSTPSQGVLGRFAPTISTQKKLALALLIGQGAITVTGSIVRVTGSGLGCNTWPNCHEGSLVPVEGAAPWIHQAIEFGNRMLTFVLVALAISVFVAVKSTHRRKEIFYHALFQCLGIVVQAVIGGISVLLDLQWWAVALHFLPSMILVWAAGVLFTRIGEPDDGTRRPAFSGALRSLSVLSAALMFAVLVTGTMTTGAGVHSGDSGVGMDGRLEVDIAWMAHVHAWVMYAYLAFTIILVAGLVFQRAPRRSQSLGWTLIAFIVIQAGVGIMQYRLGVPSWSVPMHVGLCSFVVAFSSLLFATGIERVGKNTWVTGSEAGDAKRAALTAA
- the mptB gene encoding polyprenol phosphomannose-dependent alpha 1,6 mannosyltransferase MptB; amino-acid sequence: MKYRPRALWQALTRELPRLGQAGSRSAHLHQAAEEELPLTPALPLVVSATGVDVLDVTHREAPAAGSGEQQVKQLSFTQLRRFAFLRWAGTLGALLLGLGGLGGGALPVVNNPYGMAPLGSIMGRMLQTSMMLCFLGVGLLVVAWLGMSAFCGVVFRHQRGVEAVVSLSMLRRTFLAWTLPILLSAPMFTQDIYSYLANGKILRLGLDPYSGGPIDLLGTDDPLARSVPFIWAHSSSPYGPVSLGIAELISAATNDHIAFGVIAHRLVSIVGVALAGWAMVRLARRCRIHPQAAVWLGILNPLTLLHLVAGIHNESIMLGLALAGFELGLLGCDRVRMELHRSGFALVAASGFLISCAGMVKVSGFIGLGFIGVVLARSLHARGTGRLWSLSAAVAVQVAVLVASIGVVTLLTGIGLGWVTGQGGAATIRSWMSLSTAVGVIAGWWSMVLGLGDYTDSILSFTRMVGVGIAVAFMLRMLLATFSGRINAIGALGVSTLVLVIFFPVVHPWYILWAVFPLAPWANRIVFRLAVVVYSVFVSFMVLPRGMGLPPGTIFSVYLGSILSFIALIAIALWILRRRGVMS
- a CDS encoding cysteine desulfurase, with translation MSELSNSYVRADGTLDSERIRAEFPILSRTVRDERPLVYLDSGATSQRPERVWRAEERFVLHTNAPVHRGAYQLAEEATDAYEDAREAIAAFVGAESYELAFTKNATEALNLVAYTLGDDRAGELQVTEGDTVVVTELEHHANLVPWQEMCRRTGATLKWYKATEDGRIDLDSLELDETVKVLAFTHQSNVTGAISDVEELVRRGRAVGATIVLDACQSVPHMPVDFHALDVDFAAFSGHKMCGPSGVGALYGKAELLDKLPPFLTGGSMIEVVTMEKTTFAAPPQRFEAGTQMTSQVVGLGEAVKFLSEVGMENIAAHEHALTAYALEKLQAIPGVRIIGPTTAENRGSALSFTVDGIHPHDLGQLLDNHGVCIRVGHHCAWPVHRSLNAQSTARASFYLYNTLAEVDALAEAIVEAKKFWGVEE
- a CDS encoding ABC transporter permease — encoded protein: MTNTHTTDSTLNPDAFRFEPGTFAPDPRRAPVSRMLASQAKIEATLFLRHGEQLLLSFIIPLGMLIVIAILPVINDPHPLHKGFPLMLSIAAMSSGFTGQAISLAFDRRYGALKRTGASGVPTWTIIVGKILGVVTVSILQILVLGTTALLLGWTTTFGGALFCIAVFFLGVAAFTSLGMAMGGTLSSELVLGLANLIWVALIGSASFLLFRPPADPSWLYQLIPSISLSDGLLYASEGTFPGLQLLILAGWLLAGVGIATKWFKFT
- the sufD gene encoding Fe-S cluster assembly protein SufD — encoded protein: MTSALKQNSTVHNTKGDLFRSFDVADFAEPHFKDEVWRFMPLRRLRGLGDGSFAPATTPDVTITVPEGAQGVTTDVLPLDDPRVGRTGAPIDRVGAQAFTAAQAARFVSFAKDSVNAEPVLVSVKGRGEGVTSFGHLVIEVEAGADAVVDLRYTGSGTHADNVEFVIGHNAKLTVIVDASWADDAVHLSGQQAVLGRDATLRHTTAVFGGEIVRLVPRVQFTAPGGDAELLGVYFADDGQFFEQRLLVDHSVPNCRSNVLYKGALQAIPGSDKPDAHTVWVGDVLIRHDAQGTDTYEANRNLVLTEGARADAVPNLEIETGEIVGAGHAATVGRFDDEQEFYLMSRGIPPEEARRLIVRGFFSEVIGRIPVESIREELENRVSAELETLRAQQATN
- a CDS encoding ABC transporter ATP-binding protein produces the protein MPADSLGANQQAPALVIKNLVKKYGDKTAVGGLNLTVNSGEILAFLGPNGAGKTTTIEICEGFTKATSGEVSVLGMNPTQHPDEVRRRIGIMLQGGGSYSGIKVGEMIRLAASYNEDPLDPEWLIKLVALENVRNTTYRRLSGGQQQRLSLALALIGRPELVFLDEPTAGMDAQSRLLVWKIIEKLREDGVTVVLTTHLMDEAQALADRVAIIDHGKLVAEGTIDELRARGGEKHNLNFDTATSLDLEAAFEHDGRTVPGLSSLGVVVRRPLSYACTEHASPALIAAVAAAAAAQDVTITSLDTQTRSLEDVFLDITGRSLRS